One genomic segment of Bradyrhizobium diazoefficiens includes these proteins:
- a CDS encoding DUF2147 domain-containing protein, with protein sequence MFSRFAIPSVILAALLGAMVAHAQSIDASGTWLTQAGDARVRISKCGSGICGHIVWLREPMDTATGQPATDSKNPNPALAKRPMIGLPLFNGMQPSGPAKWSGQIYNADDGSTYASSVALTGADSLRVEGCVGALCGGETWTRAGR encoded by the coding sequence ATGTTCAGCAGATTCGCGATTCCTTCAGTCATCCTGGCTGCGCTGCTTGGCGCGATGGTCGCCCATGCGCAGAGCATTGATGCAAGCGGGACCTGGCTCACCCAGGCGGGCGATGCGCGCGTCAGAATCAGCAAATGCGGCAGCGGCATCTGCGGCCATATCGTCTGGCTGCGCGAGCCCATGGACACCGCGACCGGCCAGCCCGCCACCGACAGCAAGAATCCCAATCCCGCGCTCGCGAAGCGCCCGATGATCGGCCTGCCCTTGTTCAACGGCATGCAGCCGTCAGGTCCGGCCAAATGGTCCGGCCAGATCTACAATGCCGACGACGGCAGCACCTATGCGAGCAGCGTCGCGCTCACGGGCGCGGATTCGCTTCGGGTCGAAGGCTGCGTCGGCGCGCTTTGCGGCGGCGAGACCTGGACGCGCGCGGGACGCTAA
- a CDS encoding DUF3095 domain-containing protein — MTSSDSFYGGIPVFRGFTSLMDPALYAPLPDDWSIGVADIVDSTKAIAGQRYKAVNMAGAAVIAAVTNALEGREFPFVFGGDGASFAVAPSDLEAARDALAATASWVREDLDLKMRVALVPVSAIRAQGLDVRIARFGPSANLSYAMFSGGGLAWADAAMKRGEFAVNEAPAGTQPDLSGLSCRFEVMPSARGLILSVLVMPARGADPHAFRQVIEDVIHLVDSSPDGGRPVPPQGPPLKWPPQGLDYEARTKRGGPLLARRARVLASTLFVYLIMRFDLKVGGFVPKIYKRQVVENSDFRKYDDGLRMILDCTPQLERALSERLATAARDGIVRYGLYQQDAAMMTCFTPSALRSDHVHFIDGARGGYASAATALKAMLVAS, encoded by the coding sequence ATGACATCAAGCGACTCCTTCTATGGCGGCATTCCCGTCTTCCGCGGCTTTACCAGCCTGATGGACCCCGCGCTCTATGCGCCGCTCCCGGATGACTGGAGCATCGGCGTCGCCGACATCGTGGACTCCACCAAGGCAATTGCCGGGCAGCGCTACAAGGCGGTCAACATGGCCGGAGCCGCCGTGATCGCGGCCGTGACCAATGCACTTGAGGGCCGCGAATTCCCCTTCGTATTCGGCGGCGACGGCGCGAGCTTTGCGGTCGCGCCGTCCGATCTCGAAGCCGCACGCGATGCCTTGGCGGCGACCGCGAGCTGGGTGCGGGAAGACCTCGATCTGAAGATGCGCGTCGCACTGGTGCCGGTCAGCGCCATCCGCGCGCAAGGCCTCGACGTGCGCATCGCGCGGTTCGGTCCGTCGGCGAATTTGTCCTATGCGATGTTCTCCGGCGGCGGGCTCGCATGGGCCGACGCCGCGATGAAGCGCGGCGAGTTCGCGGTCAATGAGGCACCTGCGGGCACGCAACCCGATCTCTCCGGCCTGTCCTGCCGCTTCGAGGTGATGCCGTCCGCGCGCGGTCTCATCCTCTCGGTGCTGGTAATGCCGGCGCGCGGCGCCGACCCACACGCCTTCCGCCAGGTGATCGAAGACGTCATCCACCTCGTCGATAGCAGTCCAGATGGCGGCCGTCCCGTGCCACCACAAGGACCGCCGCTGAAATGGCCGCCACAGGGGCTGGATTACGAGGCCCGCACCAAGCGCGGTGGTCCGCTGCTTGCGCGCCGCGCCAGAGTGCTGGCCTCTACGCTGTTCGTCTATCTAATCATGCGTTTCGACCTCAAGGTCGGCGGCTTCGTGCCAAAAATCTACAAGCGCCAGGTGGTCGAGAATTCAGACTTCCGCAAATATGACGACGGCCTGCGCATGATCCTCGACTGCACGCCGCAGCTCGAACGCGCGCTGAGCGAGCGTCTCGCGACTGCGGCGCGCGACGGCATCGTGCGCTACGGTCTCTACCAGCAGGATGCCGCGATGATGACCTGCTTCACGCCCTCGGCGCTGCGCAGCGATCACGTCCATTTCATCGACGGCGCAAGAGGCGGCTACGCCTCGGCGGCGACGGCACTGAAGGCGATGCTGGTGGCGAGTTAG